A single genomic interval of Lodderomyces elongisporus chromosome 8, complete sequence harbors:
- the och1 gene encoding alpha-1,6-mannosyltransferase Och1, with the protein MTKYRAQKNGTWRKFLISFSVLSIILITLALLNYSSANGAKDIHDVIKSLPNDKILGLSNFLSSENSKNQDELLKQIEKMNSKHFSEQEQRLLKLEEQNRLILQELKVLKRPPSDSTMREKLAYLYSYDPEARFPAYIWQTWKHGLNDDRFDEKYRQGESQWAYKNPGFVHELFNDDTAHTMVKYLYNQIPEIIETYEMLPEIILRMDFFKYLVLYAKGGVYADIDTYPLQPVPNWTPENVSPLDIGMIVAVDADSSSDKWRQESVRRLQFGQFVIQAKPGHPVLREVIAEIVETTRLKHLESMSSTGNSNLKLTGNAQQKLMKISQWTGSAIWTEVIFKYFNDYILSSVFQKVTWKDFHELSTPKLVSDILVLPKSSFASDVDVANDGKITDPLAFVKHYAAKIWKGD; encoded by the coding sequence atgACCAAGTACAGAGCACAGAAGAATGGTACTTGGCGAAAGTTCTTGATATCATTTTCAGTTTTATCCATCATTTTAATAACCCTAGCACTTTTAAACTATTCCTCAGCAAACGGTGCTAAAGATATACACGATGTCATCAAGAGCTTACCAAATGACAAGATCCTAGGTCTATCGAATTTCCTCTCGTCTGAAAATAGCAAGAATCAGGACGAGTTACTCAAACAGATTGAAAAGATGAACAGCAAACATTTTAGCGAGCAAGAACAAAGACTTTTGAAACTCGAGGAGCAAAACAGACTCATCTTGCAGGAGttgaaagttttgaaaagacCACCTCTGGATTCGACAATGAGAGAAAAACTCGCTTATTTATATTCCTACGATCCGGAAGCCAGGTTCCCAGCATATATCTGGCAAACATGGAAACACGGCTTAAATGATGATAGATTTGATGAAAAGTACAGACAAGGAGAATCGCAATGGGCATACAAGAACCCAGGATTCGTTCATGAATTGTTTAATGACGACACGGCTCATACAATGGTGAAATACCTTTATAATCAAATCCCCGAGATTATCGAAACGTATGAGATGCTTCCCGAAATCATTCTTCGTATGGATTTCTTTAAATACTTGGTGCTCTACGCTAAAGGTGGAGTATATGCAGATATTGATACATACCCATTGCAGCCAGTACCCAATTGGACACCGGAAAATGTCAGTCCATTGGATATTGGTATGATTGTTGCCGTTGATGCCGACTCATCCTCAGATAAATGGAGACAAGAATCTGTGAGAAGATTGCAATTTGGCCAATTTGTCATCCAGGCCAAACCGGGTCATCCTGTATTGCGAGAAGTAATTGCCGAGATCGTTGAGACCACAAGACTTAAACATTTGGAAAGCATGTCCTCAACAGGAAACTcgaatttgaaattgaccGGTAACGCTCAACAgaaattgatgaagatTAGTCAATGGACAGGCTCTGCAATCTGGACAGAGGTGATATTCAAGTACTTTAATGATTACATCTTATCCTCGGTGTTTCAAAAAGTTACGTGGAAGGATTTCCATGAATTAAGTACACCTAAATTGGTTAGTGATATCTTGGTATTGCCAAAAAGTTCCTTTGCTAGTGATGTGGATGTTGCAAATGACGGAAAGATTACTGATCCATTGGCATTTGTCAAGCATTATGCTGCAAAGATCTGGAAAGGTGACTAA
- a CDS encoding uncharacterized protein (BUSCO:EOG09261MOX) produces the protein MSQANTNIPTSSGDSLSQPKKSRVSRGGKANQSNSNSNSNSHTRRTGGGYRRNNNNNGIDNDNNPSSNTGNKKSHRVEEEDIPEGQQCLICAERIEFAALTPCNHTTCHRCTFRQRALYEKNNCLICRSENERIIITEQVDKEYDDFKTSDIICSNETYKIDFTQDYVRRETLRLLDNECAICHESFATFRELGDHAKEAHGKYYCLICSKFKKAFKIELPLYTYKGLQKHQASGDESSGFGGHPECKHCHGKRFYSEDELNVHIRERHERCHICDKTSPKTADYYKNYDALYRHFSQSHYVCTVASCVEKKFVVFRDDLDLTAHMLKEHGGLSNGNRVVIGSNSMYHHNNHHHNNINQNGNSSRQIQLSTFNTARWLTSNNDQEEDQHLPEIKKRRFEERARHYLNYDNNRFREFTKLNETFKHKKINARELLQIYKQNLFIHQTMEELNFLIKGFSDLFPQGSELQKDLLSVIIQENEDTPSEQFPILGGRSAASAFTASGWINGSGSGTGTGAGPSRSGTASPVDNFPVLKKPAKKVNYINPNEQPIRYTTVLKKTTVKKPVSGVMSQNLYQGPSSIPNYLDNTSNKSKSAQTNLSASSSRNGSSASLSSSMMSRNLDDDRKFPVLQKKSTKKVIPRVNEVKIVDPSQWGRESPLSIDAMGDSGDGIGANVMGSSSSENIEIVDKRKQKMKKKQDRLLFSNAF, from the coding sequence ATGTCACAAGCAAACACAAATATACCAACTTCATCCGGTGATTCTTTGTCACAGCCCAAAAAACTGCGAGTTAGCAGAGGTGGGAAAGCAAACCAGCTGAATCTGAATCTGAATCTGAACCTGCATACACGAAGAACTGGGGGCGGATATCGAcgaaacaacaataataatggcATCGACAATGACAACAATCCCAGCAGCAACACAGGCAACAAAAAGTCACATCGGGTGGAGGAAGAAGACATTCCTGAAGGCCAGCAATGTTTAATTTGTGCTGAAAGGATTGAGTTTGCCGCACTTACACCATGTAATCACACCACGTGCCATCGGTGTACGTTCCGTCAGCGAGCATTgtatgaaaaaaacaattgctTAATCTGTCGTAGTGAAAATGAAAGGATTATAATCACTGAACAGGTTGATAAAGAGTATGATGATTTTAAGACACTGGATATTATTTGCAGTAATGAAACATACAAGATTGACTTTACTCAGGATTATGTCAGACGCGAAACTTTGAGATTATTGGATAATGAATGTGCAATTTGTCATGAGAGTTTCGCTACGTTTCGTGAACTTGGCGATCATGCTAAAGAAGCACATGGGAAATACTATTGTCTTATCTGTTCCAAGTTTAAAAAAGCATTCAAAATTGAACTACCATTGTATACGTACAAGGGTTTGCAAAAGCATCAAGCTTCCGGTGACGAGTCATCAGGGTTTGGTGGCCATCCAGAGTGTAAACATTGTCATGGCAAAAGATTTTATTCGGAGGATGAGTTGAATGTTCATATTCGAGAACGCCACGAAAGATGCCATATATGTGATAAAACATCGCCCAAGACGGCCGACTACTATAAGAACTACGATGCATTGTATCGTCATTTCAGCCAGCTGCACTATGTTTGTACTGTTGCTTCTTGTGTTGAAAAGAAGTTTGTTGTATTCCGTGatgatttggatttgactGCACATATGTTGAAGGAACATGGTGGGTTGAGTAATGGCAATAGGGTTGTTATTGGCTCAAATTCAATGTACCATCATAACAATCATCACcataataatattaatcAAAATGGCAACTCTTCTAGACAGATTCAGTTGTCCACATTTAATACTGCTAGATGGTTGACATCGAATAATGACCAAGAAGAAGATCAGCATTTGCCAGAGATTAAAAAGCGCAGATTCGAAGAGCGTGCCAGACATTATTTAAACTATGACAATAACCGGTTCCGCGAATTTACCAAGTTGAATGAGACGTTTAAGCACAAGAAGATTAATGCTAGAGAGCTTTTGcaaatatataaacaaaatttgtttattcATCAAACGATGGAAGAACTTAATTTTCTTATCAAAGGGTTTTCCGATCTATTTCCTCAAGGAAGTGAGCTACAAAAGGATCTCTTGTCTGTGATAATCCAGGAAAATGAAGATACACCATCTGAACAGTTTCCTATTCTTGGAGGCAGATCAGCAGCAAGTGCATTCACAGCTTCAGGGTGGATTAAtggttctggttctggtACTGGTACTGGTGCAGGTCCTAGTCGTAGTGGCACTGCTTCACCAGTTGATAATTTCCCTGTTTTGAAGAAGCCTGCAAAGAAGGTGAACTATATCAATCCTAATGAGCAACCAATAAGGTATACTACCGTGTTGAAAAAGACTACAGTAAAGAAGCCTGTTTCTGGAGTCATGAGTCAAAACTTGTACCAGGGTCCTTCTTCAATACCCAATTACCTTGACAATACTAGTAACAAGCTGAAATCCGCTCAGACCAATTTGTCAGCAAGTTCATCTCGAAATGGGTCTAGTGCATCTCTATCGCTGTCGATGATGTCACGAAATTTGGATGATGACCGCAAGTTTCCAGtattgcaaaagaagagtACAAAGAAGGTGATACCACGGGTCAATGAGGTGAAAATTGTTGATCCTAGTCAATGGGGAAGAGAGTCACCATTGAGCATAGATGCTATGGGTGatagtggtgatggtatTGGTGCAAATGTGATGGGTTCATCCAGCAGTGAGAACATTGAGATTGTTGACAAGAGGAAacagaaaatgaaaaagaaacaagaccGGTTATTGTTTAGCAACGCTTTTTGA
- a CDS encoding uncharacterized protein (BUSCO:EOG09264IKZ): MSSLSSVSSTTATTPLYGGAITIPKLPQTFIDVSQIRQVPDTQEVFINQIPDNTSSPESQSCYDQSLIIDLLEQVNSIEYAQAIAEHMQDIVPAHVHNQPLEEIQVDGVTRYFSYVVFTPEYKRKEETGQAEKIVMFICLIRLVKVETDVIVQFNVPFKSKEGVSDKLNIQASNHECGNGNHSKEKEVNDVVNEKYAFFKNVCTGFKVRDWNLFG, encoded by the coding sequence ATGTCATCGTTATCATCAGTCtcatcaacaactgcaacaacacctCTATATGGTGGTGCTATTACAATTCCAAAGCTTCCTCAAACATTTATAGACGTATCCCAGATCCGTCAGGTTCCAGACACGCAAGAAGTATTTATCAACCAAATTCCAGATAACACATCATCGCCTGAATCACAATCATGCTATGACCAATCACTTATAATTGATTTATTAGAGCAAGTAAACTCGATCGAGTACGCACAGGCAATAGCTGAACACATGCAAGACATTGTTCCTGCCCATGTGCATAACCAACCATTGGAGGAGATTCAAGTTGATGGTGTAACGCGATATTTTAGTTATGTAGTGTTTACACCGGAAtacaaaaggaaagaagaaacggGTCAAGCTGAAAAGATTGTGATGTTTATATGTTTGATAAGGTTGGTGAAGGTCGAGACTGATGTAATAGTACAATTCAATGTACCGttcaaaagtaaagaaggTGTCAGTGATAAATTAAACATACAGGCGAGTAATCATGAATGCGGAAACGGCAACCACAgtaaggaaaaagaggttAATGATGTTGTGAATGAGAAATAtgcattttttaaaaatgttTGCACTGGATTCAAAGTGAGGGACTGGAATCTCTTTGGATAA
- the PBN1 gene encoding protease B nonderepressible form: protein MLRQRSTVYYTQQPKSSFSSLSASSASLSAANLIEFLNSTDLELKLPSDKEGNEKIFIEDKFTISLAQPIEYISQLRIQSKNVDQDEDDSSIDLFPFDYSSGLNVYVTPKTAISKTDLKLKEKILKEINSILADLIGTEIDEKNWNDSLNTLHYYDLQPGKLNTSSTYLNTLPNKELDSTATFDLIYNDFLAPKQMILRQLHTKVEKVSYTTTDNVYKEIGLFAKDPSFTLSNDDIALSGMRVIFDGRPVETNGDNRHKTLFHVKPRHRYLTSKVKTQVKIPSGLHPLLKSTLVLDETNKDELPLQDEDVKECRLYYHLNLNKSLIFDKYQDIPQDSQLHVYNGVKNLELPEYKVDGWGNELLFEWNNTLGGSATNQNSDKDSTTPLYAPESTEFELKLHSRYQKPGNNEQPYTQIFNAHPHVFYACIVKDAHLLEKSPFDTKKLSRVGGGYEAYFTNDTVFYHLSPDVSKSDLLTVDIPHGVTTFDRVHSITLVTLLLGVLIIVSGIYKKLVSSTKDATRNKATTKSKKE, encoded by the coding sequence ATGCTAAGACAAAGATCTACAGTTTACTATACACAACAACCAAAGagctctttctcttctttgtctGCCTCGTCTGCCTCTCTTTCGGCTGCCAACTTGATTGAGTTTCTCAACTCTACTGATTTGGAACTTAAATTGCCACTGGATAAggaaggaaatgaaaaaatatttatCGAAGATAAATTTACCATTTCACTCGCTCAACCAATTGAATATATTCTGCAATTGCGGATTCAATCCAAGAATGTTGACCAGGATGAAGATGACTCCAGTATTGATTTATTCCCATTTGACTATTCCTCTGGTTTGAATGTTTATGTCACACCAAAGACTGCAATTTCCAAAACTGATTTGaaattaaaggaaaaaattttaaaagaaataaaccTGATCTTGGCAGATTTGATTGGAACAGAAATAGacgaaaaaaattggaacgATTCTTTAAATACATTGCATTATTATGATTTACAACCTGGTAAATTGAATACATCTTCAACATATTTGAATACTCTTCCAAATAAAGAGCTTGACTCAACCGCCACATTTGACTTGATATATAATGATTTTCTCGCACCAAAACAAATGATTTTACGCCAACTACATActaaagttgaaaaagttaGTTACACCACGACTGATAATGTTTATAAGGAAATAGGATTATTTGCAAAAGACCCAAGCTTTACACTAAGCAACGACGATATAGCATTGAGCGGAATGAGAGTGATATTTGATGGAAGGCCAGTTGAAACGAATGGAGATAATAGGCACAAGACATTGTTTCACGTTAAGCCAAGACATCGATATTTGACAAGTAAAGTCAAGACCCAGGTAAAAATTCCCTCTGGATTGCACCCATTATTGAAAAGTACTCTTGTTTTGGATGAAACCAATAAAGATGAATTGCCACTTCAAGACGAGGATGTCAAAGAGTGCCGATTATATTATCATCTCAATTTGAACAAGTCGTTAATCTTTGATAAGTACCAGGATATCCCACAAGACTCACAATTGCATGTTTATAACGGTGTCAAAAATCTAGAATTACCAGAGTATAAGGTTGATGGATGGGGTAATGAACTCTTGTTTGAATGGAACAACACTCTAGGCGGATCTgcaacaaatcaaaatagTGATAAAGATTCAACAACTCCACTTTATGCCCCGGAATCAACTGAGTTTGAATTGAAGCTTCATTCGAGGTATCAAAAACCAGGAAATAATGAGCAACCTTACACACAAATATTCAATGCACATCCCCATGTATTTTATGCTTGTATTGTTAAAGATGCTCATTTATTGGAGAAACTGCCATTCGACACCAAGAAATTAAGCAGAGTGGGTGGGGGCTATGAAGCTTACTTTACCAACGATACTGTTTTCTACCATTTGTCACCAGATGTAAGCAAACTGGATCTTTTGACTGTGGATATTCCACATGGTGTGACCACATTTGACCGTGTTCATTCTATAACTCTTGTTACATTGCTATTGGGAGTTTTGATTATTGTCTCTGGAATCtacaaaaaacttgtaTCATCAACTAAAGACGCCACAAGAAATAAAGCAACTACAAAGTccaaaaaagagtaa
- the EBP1 gene encoding putative NADPH dehydrogenase, which yields MPEGKVTEIRELGDTKLFKPIQVGPHTLSQRIAFAPSTRRRATEDHVPTDLQLEYYTARAQYPGTLIITEATFASAEGSGGAFVPGIFTDEHVKGWKKVTDAIRKEKSFSSVQLWHLGRVADPGLMKQKGLPFAAPSAEYFSDESRELAKKVGNELRAYTEEEIEDMINRQYPEAAKRALEAGFDYVEIHSAHGYTLDQFLNPVSNKRTDQYGGSIENRARLLLAIIDKLIPIVGANRLAVRLSPWAKFQTSAAEGDEVHRYILQQLQDRADKGDELAYISLVEPRVQASYDVDEKDQTGQSNEFALNIWKGKFVRAGSYTYDAPEFKTMLKDLDNDRTLIGFSRFFISNPDLVYKLRNGIALTNYDRPTFYNQDNWGYNTWNSHEEGDKTFNEEAERKRLGVALA from the coding sequence ATGCCTGAAGGAAAAGTAACAGAAATTAGAGAGTTGGGTGATACCAAACTTTTCAAGCCAATCCAAGTTGGACCTCATACTTTAAGTCAAAGGATTGCATTTGCACCATCGACAAGAAGACGTGCAACTGAAGACCACGTGCCCACTGATCTTCAATTGGAATATTATACGGCAAGAGCCCAGTACCCCGGAACATTGATAATCACTGAAGCTACATTTGCTTCAGCTGAAGGATCAGGCGGTGCTTTTGTTCCAGGAATCTTTACTGACGAACACGTTAAAGGTTGGAAAAAGGTTACTGATGCTATCAGAAAGGAGAAATCATTCTCATCAGTGCAATTATGGCATCTTGGCAGAGTTGCTGATCCCGGAttaatgaaacaaaaaggcTTACCATTTGCAGCTCCTTCGGCAGAGTACTTCTCGGACGAGTCTAGAGAGTTGGCGAAGAAGGTGGGCAATGAATTGAGAGCATAcactgaagaagaaattgaagataTGATCAATAGACAATACCCAGAAGCTGCAAAACGTGCACTTGAAGCAGGATTTGACTATGTTGAAATCCACTCTGCTCATGGCTATACCTTGGACCAATTTTTGAACCCAGTTAGCAACAAGAGAACTGATCAATATGGTGGATCAATTGAAAACCGCGCCAGACTCTTACTCGCAATCATTGACAAGCTCATTCCAATAGTGGGAGCTAACAGATTGGCAGTTAGATTATCACCATGGGCCAAATTCCAAACCAGTGCTGCAGAGGGCGATGAAGTGCACAGATACATCCTTCAACAATTACAAGATCGTGCCGATAAAGGCGACGAGCTAGCTTATATCTCGCTTGTTGAACCTAGAGTCCAAGCCAGTTATGACGTGgatgaaaaagatcaaaCAGGACAAAGTAATGAGTTTGctttgaatatttggaaagGTAAGTTTGTTCGTGCTGGAAGTTATACTTATGATGCACCAGAGTTTAAGACCATGTTGAAGGATTTGGACAATGACCGTACCTTGATTGGGTTTTCGAGGTTCTTCATCTCCAACCCAGATCTTGTCTATAAATTGAGGAATGGTATTGCCTTGACAAATTACGATAGACCAACCTTTTATAACCAAGACAACTGGGGGTATAACACATGGAACTCGCATGAAGAAGGTGACAAGACTTTTAATGAGGAGgcagaaagaaagagactTGGAGTTGCATTAGCTTAA
- a CDS encoding uncharacterized protein (BUSCO:EOG09264S4C): MPQIFNLSATLNVSRLLYNPALCLPHMTAKTFDQLSIPFQIPNHSDVVIKGIVLDKDNCFAKDHDDKVWPAYEQTWTKLKETYPIQNLLIVSNSAGTDDDLNNHQQAQVLESTTGVAVLRHSVKKPGCLDEIKQHFAKLNVKPSEILVIGDRLFTDMLMANMMGSWGCWISQGVELSQKMFPRLERDMYQRLVVSRGDNPWVPPTPSN; this comes from the exons ATGCCTCAAATATTCAACCTTAGTGCCACGTTGAATGTCTCGCGGCTTTTGTATAATCCTGCATTATGTCTTCCGCACATGACCGCAAAAACATTTGATCAGTTATCAATTCCCTTTCAGATTCCCAACCACTCAGATGTGGTTATCAAAGGAATTGTTCTCGATAAGGATAATTGCTTTGCCAAGGACCATGACGACAAAGTTTGGCCAGCATATGAG CAAACCTGGACAAAATTAAAGGAAACTTATCCCATACAAAACTTGCTTATAGTCAGTAATTCTGCAGGTACAGATGACGATTTGAATAATCATCAACAAGCTCAAGTACTCGAGTCCACAACTGGAGTTGCTGTCTTACGCCATTCTGTTAAGAAACCCGGTTGTTTGGATGAAATCAAACaacattttgcaaaattgaaTGTCAAACCACTGGAGATTTTGGTAATTGGCGACCGATTATTCACAGATATGTTGATGGCCAATATGATGGGTAGCTGGGGTTGTTGGATCAGCCAAGGAGTCGAGTTGAGTCAAAAAATGTTTCCAAGATTGGAAAGAGATATGTACCAGCGATTGGTAGTGTCGAGAGGTGATAATCCATGGGTCCCTCCAACACCATCAAACtaa